Part of the Wolbachia endosymbiont of Diaphorina citri genome is shown below.
CAGTGAAGAAATAGATGAAATTAAAAATGTTATTAAAGAGCGTTTTAAACCTGATATTATTGCAATCGATCCTCTTCGCAACATCTTCAACTCAAGTGAATATGGCAATGAAAATGACAATAGCGCTATGCTATTCTTTTTGCAAAAAACGCTTGAAAGACTGAGAAATGTTATCAATCCAGATTCGGGCATAATACTCACTCACCACACAAAAAAATTATCGAAAAAGATGCTGGAAGAAGATCCATTTCAAGGCCTAAGCGGTGCTGGATCTTTACGTGGATTTTATAGCACTGGCATGGTGATGTTTGCTCATGATGAGGAAAGCACTGTCCGTCAAATAGTATTTGAGCTTCGTAATGGTGAACGTGTAGCAAGTAAGCTTGTTGATAAGATAGATGGTCGTTGGAAGCTTGCAGACCAATGGAG
Proteins encoded:
- a CDS encoding AAA family ATPase, giving the protein MEQSFFNIGQKIPFFSVKEYLNDQSPIPEDIISPRILTKRGLLVLGGPPKIGKSDFLISWLVYMAAGVSFLGMTPSKPMKIFYLQTEIEYEYMKERLQQLQLDNELLNIAANNLIITPRVQLSFSSEEIDEIKNVIKERFKPDIIAIDPLRNIFNSSEYGNENDNSAMLFFLQKTLERLRNVINPDSGIILTHHTKKLSKKMLEEDPFQGLSGAGSLRGFYSTGMVMFAHDEESTVRQIVFELRNGERVASKLVDKIDGRWKLADQWS